The window CGGAGGGTGTGTTTGGTCAGTTGATGCGCTGTAAAATCCTGTGTATGGTGGAGGAAGAACAGACTTTTAAATGTCCAAAATGGAGCATTTACAGCCTACTGGTGTACACTGGGGCTTGAATCGCTCTCTGCTCGCTGTACCAGCTGCAAAATGAGGATGATAACACTGTCTAATCTTAGATGAGTGTTTTGAAGTATTCACAATACTGTGGCGATGGCACCATAGCAACCAACCCAAGGAAAATAGTAATTCATATGCAGGATTTGGGTGCTATGCCTTAAATAAGGATTGTGGCATGAGAAAGATAAGAAGAAATACCTGGTAATTGCTTATGGAGTGAGCGATGCAGATGCAGGATGGAAAAATGGTGTGTGGTCATGTCATTAAAGGCTGTGTTGTGCTGAAAGTATACAGAAGGGCAAATTATTGCAAAGGCCCCCTCATTTCTGCATTTACCTTGGAAGTGCTTCATTTCCCAAGCAACCACACCACTGCCTTCACACGCAGCTTGCCTGTGCAGCGCTGGATTAGGAGATTCCTGTTCCTGGTTCCCCGGAGATGGGTTTTAAAGCAGATCACAGCCAAGGGGCAGACGCGGCTTTTGCTGCAGATGCCTGTCTCCCAAGGGCGGTGGGCAGTGCGGCACAGCTGGCGTGGGCCAGGGCTGGGTGTGGGGGACCGGTCGGATTGCAGCTGCCTCCTGCCCACCTTGCTCCTGCTGCCAACTTCCTTCCCTGTGTTTTGTCTTCAAATACAGCTCACACACAGAACTTAAATCCAGTGATCATCCCCGCAATGCTGTAGCACAAAAAGGGGATAGTTACTGCAGGTACACTAGTTCAAACGCTTTGTATGTACCTcatggttttaaatatctcctggCACAGACGGGGCTGTATCATGCCATCATCTCGCCAGGGACACAGAACATATTTCTCACTTGAGCCAAGGCAAGGGAAATGGGCTCAGCACGCCTGAAGTCTGACACCATTTATTTAGGGACCTGAATACAGCTTTAGGAGGCTAATGCATGGCACCCAGTTTTGCAGATTCAGCCATCTGATTTTAAATTGAAGCGAGAAAGATTTGTTCTTGCATGTAACGTAGGCTGGAGTTAAGGGGATGAGTATGCTATGCTTTAGTACGTTTGCAGAAATATGTATTTGTATTGTACTCAGAGAGCAATCCCTAAACACTGAAGGACAGGACTGCTGCCTTGTTTTGCCATCTGACGTTTATTTGCTCTTCTATGATTTTTCCATTTTGTCCAGCAGAAGAGCAGGACTGCAGCATCCTCCCCCTCTCACAGGGACAAACTCGGTCGAAGCGGAGCATTTTGAGCCGGGCCACAGCGTGGGAGCTCCCTTGGGCAGCCAGGAGATGCGAGCGGTGGGCACGTATGCTGCATGATGCGCTGCACCGAGGGCTGGACCCCTCCGCTCTGATGTCAGGGCAGGAAAAGGCGATAGCAAACCCTGCCTTGAGATCGTTCCGTTCCCAGCGACCTGAGGtggtgctgagagcagagggtagcgaggaaaccagaaaaaaaaatctgatttttaactGTGATACTGCACTGTAATTCACTTTATCCCCCCCTCCCCGATCGGAGGCGCTGGCGGCCGCGATGGGGCCGTGCCGATCCGATGCGATCCAGGCCGGGCCGATCCGATCCGATGCGatccaggccgggccgggccgggccgggccgcgcgcccTCCGGTCGCTGGGCGCGCCCCTCCACCTCACTCCCAGCCGGCATCCCCGCGTGACGACAACGTACGCGCCGTGACGCCACAAagggcggggaggagggaggcagcggcggcgagCTGCGAttggcgcggggcggggcgggggcgggcgcaggACGCCGCTGTTTGGATTTAAACGTTGCAGCGGGAGGGGGCGGGttctgcgggcggcggcgggggcagagcGCGGAGTGGCGGCAGCGGCTCCTGGGCCCGCCATGGTGGTGCCGGCGCGTCGCGTCAAGACGGAGTACATGAAGCGTTTCAAGGAGCCCAAGTGGGAGTCGTGCGGCGCCTGCTACCTGGAGCTGCTGCGCTACCGCCTCAGCCGCCGCCTGCTAGAGCAGGCGCACCGGCCCTGGCTCTGGGACGGCTGGGAGCAggacagcggcggcggcagcggcagcagtaCCGCCGGCTCCCCCTCGCCGCCGgtcgccgccagccccgcggccgcgcaggaggaggaggagaaggagacggcggctgcagcggcggcgccgagcgAGCCGGCCGGCAGCCGCGCCGCGGAGGCGGGAAGGACGAGCCCGGCGGGGCCCCCGAGCCGGAGCCCCGGTAGGAACcgaggggagagggggatgcgGGACTCGGCCTGCCCGGAGGCCTCGCGGGAGCTCGGGGCTCTGCGGTGGGgccgggggcgcggcggcgccgaggTGCGCGGCCGTTAGCGGCGGCCGTTAGCGCCTTCCCTAACAGCCTCCGCCGGGCGCtccggcgggagcggcgcggggccgggttTGACCCCCGGGGCCGCTCCGCCGGCCCGGGGCGCTGGGCCGCCGCGGAGAGCCggcggggctgcccctgcccgcgcGGGGAGCAGGGCCTGTCGCGGTtgcgggcggcagcgcggtggGACTGCAGGCTGAAACTGCGTGTGAGCGAGCTCGGAGGCTCTGCCTGCGTCATCTGCCGGGGGTGTCGGAGGTGGTCCCGTGCCCTGGTCTTAGGGACGTGCCTGGTGCAGCGCAGGGTTTCAGGTTGGCCCTGCTGTCTGCGTGGCTCCCGGGACGCTGTAGGAGTGTGATAATGTGGCCACCGCTTGGCTCTTCTTCCTAGCAGCGATGACTTGCCTTAGGTCAGTGATGCCCCCAAAGCATTCATCATGGCTCTGGCTCGCGATGGAGGCCTGAAGGATGTTGAAGTGAGTGAGTACTGAGTGACCAGTGCTGAGGAAAAGCAGGCTCAGATTCATGTATGGAAGAGGACAGATACATTACACATTCTGCATTGCACTCTGTGAAGGAAATATGCTGTGCATAGACCAGGGCATGGAGAGCATAGACCAGTAAGTGCTCAGGAATAAAAGCTcttaacagctgaggttctgggACCTTTGTGGCACAGTAACTGTTTCTGAAGTACTAGCCCTTGTGGATTGAAGGTTGTATAAGTGCTGTGTTCAGGTTGTCCATTAATCAGGTACTTGCTAGGCTAGCAGAGAAGCTGTAGCTGCAGCATCTGTGAGGTGTCTCTTTAAAGAAACAAGTTGTGGTAACTCTCATCCTGAGTCACAGCTACTTATGTAAACTGTTGCCATGGTAGCAGTGCATCTCTGCAATTATAT is drawn from Apteryx mantelli isolate bAptMan1 chromosome 3, bAptMan1.hap1, whole genome shotgun sequence and contains these coding sequences:
- the CCSAP gene encoding centriole, cilia and spindle-associated protein isoform X3: MVVPARRVKTEYMKRFKEPKWESCGACYLELLRYRLSRRLLEQAHRPWLWDGWEQDSGGGSGSSTAGSPSPPVAASPAAAQEEEEKETAAAAAAPSEPAGSRAAEAGRTSPAGPPSRSPEKEREDQEKQQREEQEKTVEHTSVKETDKTSRTGRRPSQSALSSRNDRRSAKSPQKTDAPKENKHPFALYGWGERQTDTGSQKTHNVCASASVNECYQQNWLL